One stretch of Juglans microcarpa x Juglans regia isolate MS1-56 chromosome 3D, Jm3101_v1.0, whole genome shotgun sequence DNA includes these proteins:
- the LOC121255206 gene encoding receptor-like protein EIX1: MRPSYLQFLLLLLGLLSCNATKLAFSFDLRDSKVRCIEEERQALLQFKQHFVDPSNWLSSWNSDHEDCCKWEGIQCSNRTGHVVTLDLRAEYWWYVEPATKHLAGEISSSLLGLQYLTYLDLSLNNFSGKPFPNFIGSLTKLQHLYLSYTFIAGTIPQQLGNLSRLISLDLRWNYDLAEAYNLDWLIHLPSLTYLGLSSVNLSQVVNWPNKVMMLPSLTHLRLSDCSLISTMTPQFLSINANSSSQLQFLDLSYNHDLTETHNLDWLTHLSSLQYLDLSGVNLSQVLNWPNKVMMLQSLIYLSLSHCSLISTTTPQFLSINANSSSQLLFLDLSYNHDLTETHNLDWLTHLSSLQYLDLSGVNLSQVLNWPNKVMMLQSLIYLSLSHCSLISTTTPQFLSINANSSSQLLFLDLSYNHDLTETHNLDWLTHLSSLQYLDLSGVNLSQVLNWPNKVMMLQSLIYLSLSHCSLISTTTPQFLSINANSSSQLLFLDLSYNYLTSSVFHWLFNATLNSLRTLNLAGNQLVGGIPKSFWNLCGLESLTLSDNNLSGSLYEFMSNVSGCLVDSLQKFQIRNNTFTGSLPESIRNLSNLQTLDVAQNSLAGVITEAHFSNLFKLKALYLHSNPLILRFSHDWVPPFQLNVISLRYCKLGLAFPKWLQSQKNYYLLDISNAGISHIILAWFWDFPPMLINLGMSNNQLHGNLPDWSSSRLGDFASIDLSSNRFDGSIPPFPSNVLTLDLSDNRFSGPISFLCKLNTPMLLDSLNLSYNTLSGELPDCWTYMRDLVVLNLANNNFSGKIPDSMGSLVLIQLLHLSNNRFVGMSMSLQNCSELITIDLEANNLAGMVPPWIGNSLPNLVILNLRSNQLYGRLPLSLCQSHIQILDLSLNKIEGTIPECIYNLTAMSRTESTISAIYTDNGKRYSYADSASLVWKGREFVFKNSLRLVKMIDLSNNKLHGEIPEGITSLTELVALNLSRNNLSGLITPKIGLLRKLESLDLSRNQLYGEIPMSISNLNFLSQLDLFANNLSGKIPTGTQIQSLDASAFLGNPKLCGSPLPNKCLEDLHPNYINNQGHKKDNDDDDDGFITKGFYVAASLGFIVGFWGVCCNSMLNIRYIMKRLTSNARMILA; this comes from the exons ATGAGACCTTCTTATCTCCAATTTCTGCTTCTCCTACTTGGACTCTTATCTTGTAATGCAACAAAACTTGCATTCAGTTTTGATTTGCGTGATTCTAAAGTCAGATGCATAGAGGAAGAACGACAAGCACTCCTCCAATTCAAACAACACTTTGTTGATCCTTCCAATTGGCTGTCTTCTTGGAACAGTGATCATGAGGATTGTTGTAAGTGGGAAGGAATTCAATGCAGCAACCGAACAGGTCATGTTGTTACGCTTGATCTCCGGGCAGAATATTGGTGGTATGTTGAACCTGCAACTAAACATCTAGCAGGTGAGATAAGCTCTTCATTACTTGGATTGCAATATTTGACTTACCTGGACTTAAGTTTGAATAACTTTTCCGGGAAACCCTTCCCAAATTTTATTGGCTCACTCACTAAATTACAACATCTCTATCTTTCATATACCTTTATAGCTGGAACCATTCCACAACAGTTAGGAAATCTCTCGAGATTGATTTCTCTTGATCTCAGATGGAATTATGATCTGGCGGAGGCATATAACCTTGATTGGTTAATTCATCTTCCATCCTTAACATACTTGGGCCTAAGCAGTGTTAACCTCAGCCAGGTAGTCAATTGGCCCAATAAGGTTATGATGCTCCCTTCTTTAACACACTTGCGTCTAAGTGATTGCAGTCTGATCTCCACAATGACTCCTCAATTTCTTTCCATCAATGCTAATTCCTCATCCCAACTTCAATTTCTAGATCTTTCTTACAATCATGATTTGACGGAGACACATAATCTTGATTGGTTAACTCATTTATCATCTTTACAATACTTGGACCTAAGCGGTGTTAACCTCAGCCAGGTACTCAATTGGCCCAATAAGGTTATGATGCTCCAGTCTTTGATATACTTGAGTCTAAGTCATTGCAGTTTGATCTCCACAACGACTCCTCAGTTTCTTTCCATCAATGCTAATTCCTCATCACAACTTCTATTTCTAGATCTTTCTTACAATCATGATTTGACGGAGACACATAATCTTGATTGGTTAACTCATTTATCATCTTTACAATACTTGGACCTAAGCGGTGTTAACCTCAGCCAGGTACTCAATTGGCCCAATAAGGTTATGATGCTCCAGTCTTTGATATACTTGAGTCTAAGTCATTGCAGTTTGATCTCCACAACGACTCCTCAGTTTCTTTCCATCAATGCTAATTCCTCATCACAACTTCTATTTCTAGATCTTTCTTACAATCATGATTTGACGGAGACACATAATCTTGATTGGTTAACTCATTTATCATCTTTACAATACTTGGACCTAAGCGGTGTTAACCTCAGCCAGGTACTCAATTGGCCCAATAAGGTTATGATGCTCCAGTCTTTGATATACTTGAGTCTAAGTCATTGCAGTTTGATCTCCACAACGACTCCTCAGTTTCTTTCCATCAATGCTAATTCCTCATCACAACTTCTATTTCTAGATCTTTCTTACAATTATCTCACCAGCTCAGTATTTCATTGGTTGTTCAACGCCAC CCTAAATTCTCTTCGAACACTAAATCTTGCTGGAAATCAACTTGTTGGTGGCATTCCAAAATCTTTTTGGAATTTATGCGGCTTAGAGTCATTGACTCTTTCGGATAACAATCTCAGTGGAAGTCTTTACGAATTTATGAGTAATGTGTCGGGTTGCTTGGTGGACTCCTTGCAGAAGTTTCAAATAAGAAACAATACGTTCACGGGGTCATTGCCCGAGAGTATTAGAAACCTATCCAATCTTCAGACGTTGGATGTTGCTCAGAATTCCCTTGCAGGAGTGATCACTGAAGcccatttttcaaatctcttcaAACTGAAAGCGTTATATTTACATTCCAACCCCTTGATTTTGAGATTCAGCCACGATTGGGTTCCCCCATTCCAACTGAATGTTATTTCTTTGAGATATTGCAAATTGGGATTAGCTTTCCCGAAGTGGCTTCAAAGTCAAAAGAACTATTATCTGCTTGATATTTCTAATGCTGGAATTTCTCACATTATCCTTGCTTGGTTTTGGGACTTCCCTCCCATGTTAATCAATTTAGGTATGTCTAACAATCAGTTGCATGGGAACTTGCCAGACTGGTCATCATCCAGACTTGGTGACTTTGCTAGTATAGATTTAAGCTCCAACCGTTTTGATGGGTCAATACCTCCTTTTCCATCGAATGTGTTAACACTAGACCTATCAGATAATAGGTTTTCAGGCCCAATTTCCTTTCTATGTAAACTCAATACTCCAATGTTATTGGATTCTTTAAACCTCTCTTACAATACATTGTCTGGAGAGCTTCCAGATTGCTGGACGTATATGCGTGACTTGGTTGTTCTTAATTTGGCCAACAACAATTTCTCTGGGAAAATACCAGACTCAATGGGCTCCCTAGTCTTGATTCAACTTTTGCATTTAAGCAACAATAGATTTGTTGGAATGTCAATGTCCCTTCAGAATTGTAGCGAGTTGATAACCATTGACTTGGAAGCAAATAACTTGGCCGGAATGGTACCTCCATGGATTGGTAATAGTCTACCAAATTTGGTTATTCTTAACCTACGATCTAATCAGCTTTATGGAAGGTTGCCTTTAAGCCTATGTCAATCACATATTCAAATCTTGGACCTTTCTTTGAACAAGATCGAGGGAACTATTCCAGAATGTATCTACAATTTGACCGCAATGTCTCGTACAGAGAGTACAATTTCTGCCATATACACGGATAATGGAAAAAGATATTCTTATGCAGACTCTGCATCCTTGGTATGGAAAGGAAGAGAGTTTGTGTTCAAAAATTCCTTGAGACTTGTGAAGATGATTGAtctttcaaataacaaattacatggAGAGATTCCAGAAGGAATTACTAGTCTTACAGAACTAGTTGCCTTGAATTTATCAAGAAACAACTTATCTGGATTAATCACTCCGAAGATCGGTTTGTTGAGAAAGTTGGAGTCTCTTGATTTATCTAGAAACCAACTTTATGGTGAAATCCCAATGAGCATTTCCAACTTAAATTTTCTTAGTCAATTGGACTTGTTCGCCAACAACTTATCAGGCAAAATCCCAACAGGAACTCAAATACAGAGCCTCGATGCTTCTGCATTTTTGGGAAATCCTAAACTATGTGGCTCTCCACTTCCAAACAAGTGTCTAGAAGATCTTCATCCAAATTACATTAACAATCAGGGTCACAAAaaggataatgatgatgatgatgatggatttATAACTAAAGGATTTTATGTTGCTGCAAGTCTCGGATTCATTGTTGGATTTTGGGGGGTGTGTTGCAATTCAATGCTAAACATACGGTATATAATGAAGCGTCTCACTTCAAATGCTCGAATGATATTAGCATAG